Genomic DNA from Hordeum vulgare subsp. vulgare chromosome 2H, MorexV3_pseudomolecules_assembly, whole genome shotgun sequence:
GTGTGACTTCCCGATCACAAATTAATATCATATTTGATCCCAGTGCAAATACATGGTTGTAAGCAATAATACTATATACGTGTACCTTTTTTATTATAAGTGTTTGAATCACTATTTGCTCGTTGATCCGGTAAAAAACTAGATTTTACATTGATAAAAGCCTGCTAGAGACCATCGCTTCAAGGGAATCTTCCTCTCATGGGTTCGATACCCAGGGTCACCTCTCGAGAAATAGGTGCATGATACCCTTTTATGTTCCAACACCAGATCAATAAAAAAGATATATCAAAGGTCTGAACAATCCTATGGCTATTTACCTCGATTCACCATTGACCTTAAACGTAGATGGATTACACAGACCGAATCTAAACGTGGATCGAATACGGAACAATAAGGGAGGAGTTGAAAATAAGGCTTACCGTCATTGCCAAAGTTCTGCGGGTGATGTTTCTCATGTCGGTGATGAAGGCTGGTGGTCGCCTTGCTGTTCTTCGATTCGTTGAATGCCGCCACCAGTTTGAGAGTAGGagaatggagagaggggagaaAGAGCGGTGAGGATAATTATTGTTGGCGCTTCGCAAAACAATGTGAAATCTCTAATGTGGCTCCCTCGTGTGCACCCGTCGCCACGTGCATCCCGCGGCCCTCACAGTGGAAAAACTGTTGATTCTAAGGTTCCTAGCGGGCCTCACTAGTAGTTGCTTTAAACACCGCACAATGCATGTCAAAAGTGAACACATGTAACTAAACAAGCCATTTTCTTCCCGCGCTAGCTTTGTTAGGACTAATGCGGGCAACCAAACACGCCCAATGTGTATGAAAAAGAAATGTTGATCATGTATATTAAAAATGTTTAAGTATGTATTAAGAAAATATTCCTCATGTATATGAAAAATGTACAACGTAGATTGAATAAAAGTAAACATCAAAATACATTTTTTTTAACAGAAATAGTAACGCCCACATGTGTGACATGAGGAAACATGGTCCACACACCTCCATAACCATCCATCTTGCCACATCAAATATATGGCATCAAtataatctttttggtttttcggaCTTCAAAATATTTTAACTTTTAAATAAAAATCTAATTCAAAATCtgttttcaccattaaatccgCCTCGACGAGatattcaaaactagatcccatattcatatgtttcgataacttttttttgagggggggggggcacaagttGCCACATGTTTACACTGAAGTTGCTATATAGAGTTTACAATAAAGTTGTCACGACATGTTTCATCTAGTTTTTTCTTTTATATATAAAGCTACCATTGTATTTCAACTAATTTGCATGGCAATTTTTATTAATTGGCCATGGCAAATTTTGGTAATTAACCACGAATTTTTTTATTCATGGATGATGTCATTTTTTAGTAATTCGTCATGACAAATTGAGTATTTTATTATTTTTACCATGGCAATTTAAGTATTTTGAATATGAAAAAAATTTGTAGGAACCATGATAAATTTTAGTGCATGTATCATGCCAAATTTAAGTAATTCACCATGGCAATTTTAATTTGTGGTTCATGACAAATTTGAGCGAGTGACCATGCATTTTTAAAGTAATTAATGGCATATTTCTTTGTTACTTGTGAACCTatgtcaaaattatttcatgaATCATGAAAAATCTTAGTAATACATCATGACAAGTTTAGTTTGTTAATTTCATTTTTGTAACATGTCAAAGTTTATTTTAAACGTAAAAAAAAGTAGTTGAAATATATCATGACAACTACAGTGTAATCATGATGGCAATTTATGTGTAATGGACATGACAACTTTTAACCCAAAAAAAGCCATCGAAACATATTGATACGTCTCGACATATTTAATGGTGAAAATGTTTTTTAGTTGGATTTTTTATTTAAaagataaaaaaattaaaaactaaAAAGACAAAAGATTCCAGATGACATCATCAGTTTCGTGACTTGTACATGCATGCGATGGTGTGGCGCAACATGTGATCATTGGACGTGTAGACTGTTGTTGCTCCTATCACACGTGTGGACGTTATCCCgacattttttaaatatttattttatatttaaatACAAATCGCGTATATAAAATTGTTCCTGATATACGAAAATGTATGTTATCATGTATTTTTTATGTGTGTGAATTATTTTTCTGACATTCCTATTCTTATTCTATTTTTTATTCTGTATACGAGAAATGTTAATTCtactattttataaaaaaatttgaTCCCGATATTCCTCTGTGTCtgatttttttattaaaaaacaCCATGTATTAGAAAATATGTTCAAAACTTCTATTTAAGGAAATAATGTACATAGTCTATTAGGAAAGCTGTGGAAACCGagttttttaaataaaataaatacaaatAAAGAATTGTAAAAAATTGAAAACCGACAAAgagaaaaaatatatgaaagaaagaaagaaagcgaGAAAGAAAGAGAGTAAACCATCAtatagaaaagaagaaaaataaaatttgtaaatttttctagaaaatataATGAAGtataaaagtaaaaataaaaataaatctacgaggaaataaaataagtaataaaaatatataaataaaaaCCTGACCCTGAAACAGGGGAAACGAGACTTAAAAAACAACACAGAAAAAACCAGATCAAACAGTGAGAATACCGTgaaaaacacaaagaaaataaaacacgGCTAATAGATGTCCCGGACCGGTCGCGTTGCGCATCAGGTGCGTCTTGCTGTAAGCATCCCTAAAGGGTGCAATAGCGACTTTGACATATTTTTCTTGATTTAATCCGATTTTTTCAATGCTCTAAACTGATGATGATGGATTGCAAGTTTGTTTTGTTTGGGTTGATACTCCAACTAATGTTATTTCAATGATTTCTAGATCTCGTCTCAAGGAACGAATGACTATTGCGGTCTTTAAAGCTTTGTATGACGAAAACGTTTACGAGTGTCGTTTTTTGTAGCTATTGATTCAGTGCATTTTTTAACCTGCGACGAACGGCGTACAATCAATAAAAGAAAAAGACTAGTTTCATTTTAATGTAATTATATTTTTTACTTATATCGTTTTACGTCCAGTTGTGTATTTATTGTACCAtctttgtttttctcaattttaaTTAGATTTAAGATGCACTTTGGGTGTCTTTATTAAAAAAATAACATCTCGTTGTAGCTTTTTTAGCTCAACTAGCAcaaaggcccgtgcgttgcaacgggaaaaaatatttttctaaagaTAATTTGTTGTAATAAAGATACTTCACTCACTCAACCGGTCAGGATATTGGAAAACAAATTGGATACAAATTTTGATTAATAGTACGTAGTTTCCTGATGTGGATAGTGGCATACATAATCGATAGTAGTCCAAATGTAAGCAGTAGTAGTTGGTAGTAGCATATATAGTTGCATGATCAAGAAACATTATTGTAGAAGTTTTACGAGACTTGCAAGCCTCGAGCAGGTAACGTAATGAGTGGCCCAAACGACCCAACAGCGGACTTGTGTTGGTTTCACCCATAAGAGACACCAATCAACTTGATCACGTTTGCCGCAGCTGTAACCATGGCCACCACCTGCGCTTGAACCAAGTTCAGAGCTGTTAACTCTCTGAGGAGACGCCCGATATATAACTTCAGGATGATTCATACCACAACATCATACCGCAAGAACAAATTAAGCCATTTAATCTGGTGCATTGTGCCTCATAAGTGAAGTGATAGGATGTATCTAGTTTAAGGATACTGGAGCTTCCTATTTTAGATCGAGGATAGCCACGTCACACGCCCTACTCTCCTCTAGTAGGAAGTAGGAACACACACACATCAGACGAGATCAGATTCAGAGTCACACACACCGGAACCAAGAGAACAACACTTGGAAAAGCTTCAGGGACTACGGCGAAACAACTATTTTTCGACGACTATGTCAGGGAGAGTGGTAAACACTCCCACCGGAGGCCCAGATGGGCCGCCAAAACAATTGTATTTGGGGAAAATAAGAGAAAACATGAAATTCGAATATACAATTTGTAAATCATAGCAGCAATAATAAGAACGATAAACCATCTGCAGATATGTTATCCCTGATTATAAACCTACAGCTGCTGCAGCATACTTCTAAATGATGCATAGCTGTCAACACACTGACATAACCTAAATTGTACTCAAGTAGTATATACTATGAAGTGCATACCAATTATACAATAAAAATCGCAGCATAGATAATTTGTGAACATGGTgagtggttgcaacttgcaagcATATAGGTGCATCAAAGAAAGCTAAACTGCTGCTAGGAAGCTACTGAGCAAcaaaagcaagcaccacatgagaAAAACAGGGGATAAAGGAACACGGGGGAAAGTCAATCCAGAGCACTGGACCTAGGCGGCACCTACAGTGGCGATGCAGTCGATGGGTCGGAACTCCAAGTTATGTTGATATGTGCCTTCTGCGGGGAGAGACATGCCGCATTAGTAAGCTGTTGCACTGCAGCTATGCCATCATGGATTTCCACAAGAGGCTTTTTAAGGTCAAATGCAGTCACTCGAGTAGCTGAGTCCAAAGCAGCCCTaacaagttgatgaatttggcTAGATGCAACACGAACCACTTCTAGATAGTCTGATCATTCCTTACTTATCTCTGCTATGACTCACCTTTTGCTCCTTAATCTCGTTCTTTTTCTGGGTACCAAGTCTGAGGCTTATATTTTTTCTTTGCCCTTGCTTCAGCTGCTCATAGTTGTAATCAACAAGCATCTTGTGCCGCCGATTTCCCATGAACTTGATTGCTCGGGCTGCTGCACTATTCATCGAGGTTGCTCCATCTTTGCATATGGGACTTGACACCAATTTCCAGCCAGATGCAGCGCCCAGCTCCTCTCTTGTGGGGCAAAACTTAACAACCGATATATATCCCCCTTGCTCAAGTTCATGCGCAAAGTAGTGGTTTAGAGAGGTAGAGCTTCTCAAACAATGTCTCCAACAGGAACCTGCCGGAAAGATCGGAACCGCCGAGCATTACATAAGCATGAAAAGATGAATGTGAAGGTCAGGTGTATACTATAATCATGTCACAAATAAAAAGCTCAGTAGTAAAGATTCATTAGACAGGCTTTTGAAAATAACAACCAGTGAGACCCATACATGTGCAAGACAAACTGAATCCATAATATTACTGAAATATAAATTCAGAAATAGGCAAATAAAATTTGTTCAGTTCAGTTGACAAAAGCATGAACTAAAATAAATTGTCACTAAGTAAGCTCTTGTCCCTATAACCACTTAATATAAAGAACCCCATACATATTTCGGTAAACGGTAGAGGAGCGTTCAATTTTAATAGGCCATAACCTGTAGCCTAACTGTCTTTCCTTAGCGCTTTCTATCCCCTCTGAACCTTTCTATCAGTTCTACCAGTGCACAAGAGAGCAAACAATCGCAGGCATACATCACCAGTTCTATTGTGAAGTCCTGATTTTGCTCCTCTTGACGATGTGCTGCTGCAGCTTTCTACAATAGCCGGTGATCATCAGGATGATGTGATGGAAGACAATGCTTCCTGAATTCGCAATTTATCCCTGGTAAAGGAGGCAACATAAAACAAAAGAAGGTGCAAAGAAAAAGACTTTACTCTGAATTTGTACCGCTGCATGCAAGCCACCACGAACATGTGGCACGGCCAGAGTCTCGTCGCTTCTGGCACATCTAGCCTTATCTGAAGTTTCATAACCAAGTTTTGGAGCAATGGCCGGCATAGGATCTCGGCGGGCGCCATCGTGGAGGTCATGGCGGGTTGGGTGGCGCCGAATCGGATAGAGGAGGTGGATGGCGCGCGGATCCGGGAGGAAGGCACCGGATCTGGCCGGTGGAGATCCCGTGGCGCGCTGAGCTCCTGGAGGGAAGGAGAGAAAAtgagatgagagagagagagagagagagaggggaaagagaGAAGGCAGGGGAGCGGCGGTGTGACCTGGGAATCGGCGGCGACGTTGCCGGACGC
This window encodes:
- the LOC123430970 gene encoding uncharacterized protein LOC123430970 — its product is MRLLPDLPRASSGVRQRRRRFPGAQRATGSPPARSGAFLPDPRAIHLLYPIRRHPTRHDLHDGARRDPMPAIAPKLGYETSDKARCARSDETLAVPHVRGGLHAAVQIQSSCWRHCLRSSTSLNHYFAHELEQGGYISVVKFCPTREELGAASGWKLVSSPICKDGATSMNSAAARAIKFMGNRRHKMLVDYNYEQLKQGQRKNISLRLGTQKKNEIKEQKKAHINITWSSDPSTASPLWWPWLQLRQT